In Necator americanus strain Aroian chromosome IV, whole genome shotgun sequence, the following proteins share a genomic window:
- a CDS encoding hypothetical protein (NECATOR_CHRIV.G17124.T2) produces MVRNRTSANQALHPSGVDGTRLVWEDKTTDAAGPCKMNVTPLSLRCYPEEKMLLMTEMDKRINQFVFPIQFLVAVIGNSLTMSVLLSSHTKNRANHLLAFLALCDILVFVMMLPHYLASLDIFANNTQFRYVHFHTKVHFGALSNWFSAAAIWFVLAVSVERLLIIKFPFRSLENYSSPQITLASLGILIGTLLLTSYHHVSHTCLTWLVCAGEQLIGLCYSNALEKWGRRENPTSAFTRQWIEASVFLNAVFAVLLPVFAVALLNISLIKLLKKRNSEELLLNSVNTNPEAIHEQERKMTHTVLAIVTCFSCTQGPSAIVFMYQILYGSTSTLQIASVVANQLVLTGKMLNIVLFCMTSSTFRRKLLQTCTDWICTLIHCDRKHNHRSHFTRSQSKSGMTQRTSLMYSWSPRGVRSSIVSQTSQK; encoded by the exons GATGAATGTGACACCTTTGAGTCTACGTTgttatccagaagaaaaaatgcttctCATGACAGAAATGGATAAACGAATTAATCAG TTCGTCTTTCCCATTCAATTTTTGGTAGCTGTTATTGGAAATTCGTTGACAATGTCTGTGTTGCTTAGTTCTCATACAAAGAATAG aGCGAATCATCTGCTGGCCTTCCTGGCCCTCTGTGATATTCTGGTGTTTGTAATGATGCTTCCCCATTATTTGGCATCATTGGATATTTTTGCTAACAACACACAATTCCGTTACGTACACTTCCATACAAAAGTACATTTTGGAGCGTTGAGTAATTGGTTCTCAGCTGCAGCGATCTG GTTCGTGCTCGCCGTTTCAGTCGAACGTCTGTTGATCATAAAATTCCCCTTCCGTTCCTTGGAAAATTACAGT TCCCCTCAGATCACTCTCGCTTCACTGGGCATACTTATCGGCACACTTCTGCTGACCAG CTACCACCATGTTTCGCACACCTGTCTGACATGGCTTGTTTGCGCAGGCGAACAACTGATAGGTTTATGTTACTCGAATGCTCTGGAGAAATGGGGACGACGTGAAAATCCGACGTCCGCATTCACCAGACAATGGATCGAGGCGTCCGTGTTCTTGAATGCGGTATTTGCTGTTCTACTGCCGGTGTTTGCTGTTGCCTTGCTGAATATTTCACTGATTAAACTTCTTAAGAAGAGGAACAGCGAG GAACTGCTGCTGAACTCTGTGAACACGAATCCTGAAGCCATTCATGAGCAGGAACGAAAAATGACGCATACCGTATTAGCGATAGTCACATGTTTCTCCTGTACTCAAGGACCATCCGCCATTGTCTTCATGTATCAGATACTGTATGGATCGACAAG TACACTACAAATCGCATCAGTAGTCGCCAACCAGTTAGTGCTGACTGGAAAAATGCTCAACATTGTCCTGTTCTGCATGACTTCATCAACTTTCCGCAGAAAACTACTCCAGACCTGCACGGATTGGATTTGTACGCTGATTCACTGTGACAGAAAACATAACCACAG ATCGCACTTCACCCGCTCCCAATCCAAATCCGGTATGACGCAGCGCACGTCGTTGATGTACTCATGGAGTCCACGAGGTGTACGATCCTCAATCGTTTCCCAGACATCGCAGAAGTGA